The bacterium genome segment TACTTCTGATCTTTGTTTGGGTCGTGTATAAGGAGCAGTCGGCCGTACGAAGCGCGATCTGGCTCGTTTTGCTTGTGTGCCTTGGCAGTATTGCGACGGCAGCGTATGTTCTGCTTCAATTATTCCGCTTAAAACCCCAAGAAGGCCTCGAAGGATTATTTGTCCGGAAAGAAAGAGCCTGAATTTAAATCGACTATAAACCACTATGTTCTTTTAAAATATCGAAAGGTAACGCCTAATAAAATTATGATTGAAAATACGTTGAACATTTCTTTGACCGGGTTGGGAGTGATGGCCGGAATGATGTTTTTGGTCTGGCTTATTCATATTCCGCTAAAGAATGCCGGAATCGTGGATGTGGCCTGGGCTTTCGGACTTGCGTTGCTCGCCGCTGTTTATGCCGCTCTAGGCGACGGCGATATTCTACGGAAATGGATATTTGCTGCGATGGTGATCGTTTGGGGACTGCGTTTGACCGTCCACTTGTTCGTCCGGGTTGTCGGACACGCCGAGGACGGCCGTTATGCGCAAATGCGGAAAGAATGGGGCGGCAACATATCACTGAA includes the following:
- a CDS encoding DUF1475 domain-containing protein yields the protein MEELMGTLKIIFGLVLVGMVYTVISTSYQSNLFELIRTWDSTNVMAPWFSATLWDFYANVLLIFVWVVYKEQSAVRSAIWLVLLVCLGSIATAAYVLLQLFRLKPQEGLEGLFVRKERA